One stretch of Oncorhynchus clarkii lewisi isolate Uvic-CL-2024 chromosome 3, UVic_Ocla_1.0, whole genome shotgun sequence DNA includes these proteins:
- the LOC139402031 gene encoding succinate--CoA ligase [ADP-forming] subunit beta, mitochondrial-like produces the protein MAASLICGRFSASLRNSGARSTLTTASKVLGGSSGLLGPQQQSPHLQQQQRNLSLHEYMSIGLLKEAGVCVPEGKVASSPDEAYSVAKEIGTKDLVVKAQVLAGGRGKGTFEGGLKGGVKIVYSPEEARDISSQMIGRKLYTKQTGEQGRICNQVFICERRYPRREYYFAITMERSFQGPVLIGSSQGGVNIEDVAAENPDAIVKEPIDIMDGIKMEQAVSIATKMGFPAALIGDAAANIIKLYNVFMKYDASMLEINPMVEDASGQVMCMDAKINFDSNAAYRQKKVFDMQDWTQEDARDRQAAKADLNYIGLDGSIGCLVNGAGLAMATMDIIKLHGGTPANFLDVGGGATAHQVMEAFKLITSDRKVQAILVNIFGGIMRCDIIAQGIIMAVTDLDLKIPIVVRLQGSRVDDAKALIAASPLKLLACDDLDEAARMVVKLSEIVSLAQEAHVDISFQLPL, from the exons ATGGCGGCGTCCCTGATTTGTGGCCGATTTTCGGCTAGCCTGAGAAATTCTGGGGCCAGATCGACACTTACCACTGCATCCAAG GTGCTGGGTGGTTCCTCTGGCCTGCTTGGGCCTCAGCAGCAGTCCCCCCacctgcagcagcagcagaggaaCCTCTCCCTGCACGAGTACATGAGCATCGGTCTGCTCAAAGAGGCTGGCGTCTGTGTGCCCGAGGGCAAGGTGGCCAGCTCACCCGATGAGGCCTACTCTGTTGCCAAGGAGATTG gcaCCAAGGATCTGGTGGTGAAGGCCCAGGTGTTGGCTGGAGGCCGAGGCAAAGGCACATTTGAAGGAGGGCTGAAGGGAGGAGTGAAGATTGTTTACTC GCCAGAGGAGGCCCGGGACATCTCCTCTCAGATGATTGGTCGTAAGCTGTACACCAAGCAGACAGGCGAGCAGGGCCGTATCTGTAACCAGGTGTTCATCTGTGAGCGCAGGTACCCCCGCAGGGAGTACTACTTCGCCATCACCATGGAGAGATCCTTCCAG GGCCCTGTGTTGATTGGCAGCTCTCAGGGGGGTGTGAACATTGAGGATGTGGCGGCGGAGAATCCCGACGCCATTGTGAAGGAGCCAATCGACATCATGGATGGAATCAAGATGGAACAGGCGGTTTCG aTTGCCACGAAGATGGGCTTCCCTGCTGCTCTGATCGGCGACGCAGCGGCTAACATAATCAAGCTGTACAACGTCTTCATGAAGTACGATGCCTCCATGCTAGAGATCAACCCCATGGTGGAGGACGCCTCTGGCCAGG TGATGTGCATGGACGCCAAGATAAACTTTGACTCCAATGCGGCGTATCGCCAGAAGAAGGTGTTTGACATGCAGGACTGGACCCAGGAGGATGCCAGGGACCGACAGGCAGCCAAGGCTGACCTCAACTACATCGGCCTGGATGGATCCATCGGCTGTCTGG TAAATGGGGCTGGTCTTGCCATGGCCACCATGGACATCATCAAGCTGCATGGTGGCACTCCCGCCAACTTCCTGGACGTGGGAGGCGGAGCTACAGCCCACCAGGTGATGGAGGCCTTCAAACTTATCACCTCCGACAGGAAG GTGCAGGCCATCCTGGTGAACATCTTCGGTGGCATCATGAGGTGTGACATCATTGCTCAGGGCATCATCATGGCTGTTACAGACTTGGACCTGAAGATCCCCATTGTGGTACGGTTACAAG GATCCAGAGTGGACGATGCCAAAGCTTTGATCGCTGCTAGCCCACTGAAGCTCCTGGCCTGTGACGATCTGGACGAGGCTGCTAGAATG gtTGTAAAGCTTTCTGAGATTGTGTCGTTGGCTCAGGAGGCTCATGTGGACATCTCCTTCCAGCTGCCACTCTAA
- the LOC139402022 gene encoding mediator of RNA polymerase II transcription subunit 4, giving the protein MAVADKSTKERLLLVLDDLEVLSRELIEMLALSRSQKLPQGGEDTQILELLVQRDKEFQELMRVAHEQGKVHQEMQVLEKEVEKRDSDIQQLQKQLKEAEHILATAVYQAKEKLKSIDKAKKGSISSEEIIKYAHRISASNAVCAPLNWVPGDPRRPYPTDLEMRSGLLGHMSNLPTNGVNGHLPGDALAAGRLPDVLTPQYPWQSSDVSVGMLPPHHGNDFGLEPPGHNKENEDDVEAMSTDSSSSSSDSD; this is encoded by the exons ATGGCGGTGGCTGACAAATCTACAAAAGAGCGGTTATTATTGGTACTGGACGATTTAGAGGTGTTATCCAG GGAATTGATAGAGATGCTTGCACTGTCAAGGAGCCAAAAACTCCCTCAAGGAGGTGAGGACACTCAG ATCCTGGAGCTGctggtacagagagacaaagagttcCAGGAGCTGATGAGGGTGGCCCATGAGCAAGGCAAGGTGCACCAGGAGATGCAGGTCCTTGAGaaggaggtggagaagagagacagcGACATCCAGCAGCTCCAAAAACAGCTGAAGGAGGCTGAACATATACTT GCGACTGCTGTATACCAAGCAAAGGAGAAACTGAAATCTATTGATAAGGCCAAAAAAG GGAGCATCTCCTCAGAAGAGATCATCAAATATGCCCACAGGATCAGTGCCAGCAATGCAGTCTGTGCCCCTCTCAACTGGGTACCAG GTGATCCGCGTAGACCTTACCCCACTGACCTGGAGATGCGCAGTGGATTGTTGGGTCACATGAGCAACCTGCCAACCAATGGCGTGAATGGACACCTCCCTGGAGATGCACTGGCAGCTGGGAGATTGCCAG ATGTGCTCACCCCCCAGTACCCCTGGCAATCATCAGATGTCTCAGTGGGCATGCTCCCCCCTCACCATGGCAACGACTTTGGGCTGGAGCCCCCCGGCCACAACAAGGAGAACGAGGACGACGTGGAGGCCATGTCTACAGACTCATCTAGCAGCAGCAGTGACTCggactaa